CTATGAAGGAACTAAAGCGGGTACCAAAGCTATTTAAAATTCTTTTTAAAGAAACAAAATTAGCAGATGATATTGAAATTATTAAGATGTTTTCACAATGGGCTGATTTAGCACGTCGTGAAGGATTGTTAGCCTTAGAAAGTAAGGCTTCAGAAATTGAAGATCCATTTTTAAAAAATGGTCTTACATTAGCAATCGATGGTCAAAACGCCGATTATATCCGTGATGTATTAACGGAAGAAGTAGAAGCGATGGAAGACCGACATACAAGTGGTGCAGCCATTTTTACACAAGCAGGTACATATGCCCCGACATTAGGGGTACTCGGTGCGGTAGTAGGGTTAATCGCAGCGTTAGCAGATATGAATGATATTGATAAGTTAGGACATGCCATATCGGCTGCATTCATGGCAACATTATTAGGTATCTTTACAGGTTACGTACTATGGCATCCATTTGCCAACAAGTTAAAACGTAAATCAGCAGTTGAAGTAAAGCAAAAACGTATGATGATTGAAGGCATTCTTTCTGTATTAGAAGGGGAAGCGCCACGTGTTATTGAACAAAAATTATCTTCTTATTTAACGATGGAAGAGCGTCGTCAAATTTCGGGTGAAAGCGGGGCGGGCGGCCTAGGCAAAGAAAGCTAAGAAAAAAAAGCATGAAGAACATGTTGATGAGTCTTGGTTAGTACCATATGCTGATATTTTAACGTTATTATTGGCGTTATTTATCGTACTTTTTGCATCTAGTTCAGTTGACCAAGAAAAATTAGATCGTATGTCGGCAGTGTTTAATCAAGTATTTGATGGTGGGACGAGCTTCTTAGAACAACCATCTCCAATGCAAACACCAAATGCAAATAATGATCAAACACCACAACAGCCACAGCAAAACTCAGCGTATTTAAAGGATCAACAGGATTTAGCTGAAATTAAAGATAGTGTCGATAATTTTATTGCAGTCAATGAGATGGAAGGTCAATTCGCAACGGAAATGACAGATGAAGGTTTACTTGTTACTATTCGCGATAGCATTTTGTTTGATCCAGGACGAGCTACTATTAAACCTGAGTATAATAAAATTGCTAGTGAACTTGCAGGCGTATTAGTGTCTGACCCAGCACGTAGTATTGTCATTACTGGTCATACAGATAACGTACCGCAAACAGGTCCTGAGTTTGCTTCAAACTGGGAATTATCGGTAATGCGAGCGGTGAACTTTTTAAAAATTTTAGTGGATAGTAATTCAAAACTTGATCCGGTTTATTTTAGTGCAAAAGGATATGGTGAATATAAAGCCATTGCACCGAATAATACGGCTGAAGGGCGCGCGAAAAATCGTCGTGTGGAAGTATTAATTCAACCACTTGTTGCTGAAGATGGCTCTGCTGCGAAAAATACGCAGTAGTCAAAAGAAAAAGCTATTAGCAAATGACTTAAAGGTCCTTGCTAATAGCTTTTTTAATGTAGAGAGGTAAAGTTACAGGGCATTGCTATTATTTGCGTAAAGAGCCCAATTCAGCAACGATAGCCTGCATTTCACTAGGGCTAAATGTGTCACGTTTCATAACCATTTCGTATAGATAGACTAAATCTTCATAATTTGCTTCATCAAAATTCTCTGATTTCATGGCATCTACATTGACCATGCGAAGCTTATCTTTCATTTGATCGACCATATAAATAACGTTTTCTTTTGACGATATAGATAAATCCATTCAATTAACCTACCTTTCATAATCCTAGCCAATATCATTTCATTGAATAAAAAAAATGTCAACACTGGAATTGGGCGTTGCTTTAAAAATAGACTGTAATTGGGTAGAATAAGGGCAGTAAGCTGTTTAATTATAAGAAAATAGGGAATAAACATTACACAAGCAGGGGGTATATAAAATATGGGACAAAGTAAATTATTAGCATCCATCGTCGTAGGTGCTGCTGTAGGTGCTGCATTAAGCATGTTTGATCGTACTACACGAGAGAAAACGGTCGCTACTACTAAAAAAATGAAGGAAGCAGTATCCTATTACGCATCGCATCGTAATGAACTGCAAGATTTAATTGAGGAAAAGGTAATCGCAGCTAAAGTACTTTGTGATAGCGTATCAGAAAATGTCAATACAATAGCTGAGAAAGTCGATGAATTTAAAGAATTACCTTCCACTATTCAAGGCATGATTAGCGATACAAAAACAGCCTTTACCTCACCAGAAAAAGAATAGGCTGTAGTTCAAGGAGGGAATTAAATGGAAAAGAAAAAGGCATCCATACGTTCTTCATTTGCGGAAGTAAAAGCATTTTTTTCGCCAAATGAAGATATGGTAGATGTGATGACATCGAAAGGCTTTATCCAAGATTTAATGCTTCGCATACAACGCGTTGAAATATCGGCGCTTGGGGCGCAACTTGCTTATTTCTTTTTGCTATCTTTCTTCCCCCTACTCATTTTCCTTGTAACGCTATTGCCGTATTTAAATTTAGAAACAACGCAAGTGTATTCGTTTTTAGTTAATTTAATGCCTGATGAAGTATACAGGTTGATTGAAAGTACATTAAATGAAGTGCTAACGAACCGTAATAGCAGCCTATTATCAATTGGGGTACTTGGGACGATTTGGTCTGCGTCAAAAGGAATCAATGCGTTATTAAGAGCTTTAAATAAAGCGTACGATACCGAAAATAGGGTGAGCTTTATAGATCGAGGGCTCTCTCTTGTATTTACTTTAGCTTTAGTAATTGTAATAGCAGTGGCACTTTTATTACCTGTTTTTGGACAGCAAATTGGTCATTTTTTATTTTCAATCGTTAGTATTGAAGATGAGTTTGAATCCCTTTGGCGCAATATTCGCTGGTCGATGCCACCGTTGCTTATTTTTGTAGTGTTGATGGCAATTTACTGGTTAGTACCGAATACGACACCTCGATTGAAATTAATGGGTGTTTGGCCAGGCGCAATGTTTTCGACGCTCGCATGGTTGCTTGTGACATATGGTTTTTCTTTCTATATTAGTAATTTTGGAAACTATTCTGCTACATATGGTAGTATTGGTGGCGTTATTATATTAATGTTGTGGCTGTATTTTACAGGGATGATTTTAATTTTTGGTGGTGTCTTAAATGCCACGATGCAAAAGAGAGCATTGCTTAAAGCGGAAGGTGCTATTAAATAACTGTAAAAGTAGCTCAAAAGAGAAAAAGTGTTAGATTGACTGCAATCAATCTAACACTTTTTGCTATGCGTGGATATAGCTACAGTGGATTCTTCAGTGGGCACACCGTTGATTTCCGTTCCAGGCGCTCCCTTTCCGCAGGCACGGCTTCAACTAATTTTTGCAGCTGTCGCCGCAAAAATGGATTTTCAGCTCGTGCTGTTCCTGCTGGAGTGTCGCGCCTTCCACTCCAATCAACTAATCACGCATCGCAGAAAATTGTGTGAGTGACTGGCACCCACATAGGCTAGCAGATACAAACTTTGCGATTGTAGTGAAGGGTTGCTCGACTCCTGCGGGACAAGCGTGAGACTTAAGACCCCGCACGTAACGAAAATCAATGGCAATAGTTCATTTTTATGAATTGGATGACACTTTAAAAGGTGGTCTCGGTTTGAGACCACCTTTTTTATACATTTTTATTAAGCATTCGTAAGCCGTTTAAAATAACGAGAATTGTACTGCCTTCATGACCGATAACACCTAGTGGTAAATCGACAACTTGTAAAAAGTTAGAGGCAATCAATAAAACAATGATACCGATAGAGAAGAAGATATTTTGTTTCACGATTCGTTGCATTTTGCGAGAAAGACGAACCGCATAGGCAATTTTAGATAAATCATTTTTCATTAATACGACATCTGCTGTTTCTAAGGCAACATCTGTCCCTTCTCCCATTGCAATACCAGTAGTGGCTGTTGCTAATGCTGGTGCGTCATTGATACCGTCACCAACCATCCCTACGTATTTATGTTGATCGAGGAGGCGTTTCATTTCCGTCACTTTTGTTTCAGGAAGACATTCTGCCACATATTCAGTAACGCCTGCCTCTTTTGCGATCACTTTAGCCGTTTTCTCATTATCGCCAGTCAGCATAATGACATCAATTCCTAATTCTTTTAACAATGCGACAGCTTTTTTTGCTTCATCACGAACAGTATCTTTTAACGCAGCAAGTGCGACAATACCTTCTTTGTCACGTATGAAGATTACTGTTTTACCTTCAGCAGAAAGCTTTGATAATGCGTTATTTGCGAAGGTGTTAGCTTCTTCACTTCCAACAAAATCTGGTTTACCTATTAGATACTCTGTTCCATTGACAAAGCCTTTCATGCCCCAACCAGGGATATCTTCAATCGTTGCTTGTGCAAACTGAGATATGTGTTGTGCTTTAGCATAGGTAGTAATCGCTTGTGCTAATGGATGGTTTGATTGTGCTTCAATACCCGCAAGAATAGCTAATGTTTCTTCTTGATTTAAGCCATCACGTACGATGAAGTCTGTTACGACTGGTTTACCTTGTGTTAAAGTTCCTGTTTTATCGACCGCTAATGCACGTAACGCACTTAAATGTTCGAGGTGTAAGCCACCTTTAAATAGTATCCCGTTTTTCGCGCCATTCGAAATAGCTGCTAATGTGGCAGGCATAATGGATGCAACTAGTGCACATGGAGATGCCACTACTAAAAGTACCATTGCTCGATAAAACGTAGTCGTCCAGTCCCAACCGATTAAAAAGTGAGGAAGGAACATCATAAGTGCAACAGATAGTAACACTAATTTTACATAAGTACCTTCAAATTTTTCGATAAATTGCTGTGAAGGTGATTTTTCACTTTGAGCATTTTGCACAAGCATAATAATTTTTTGGAATAATGTTTCGGAATTCGGTTTTGTCATTTCCATAGTAATCGCGCCATTTAAATTAACTGTCCCTGCAAATACTTCGTCACCTTCAAACTTGGCAATCGGTAATGGCTCACCACTAATAGCAGATTCATCGATAGAAGACTGTCCTTTAAAGATAATACCGTCCGCTGGGACACGTTCACCAGGTTTAATCAGTAAATGGTCTCCAATTTTTAGTGTTGAGACAGCGACTTTCATCGGTTCAAAACCGCCACGTACTAACCAAGCTTCCTCAGGTTGTAAATTCATGAGAGCAGAAATTTCACGATGACTTTTGTTCATTGCATATGTTTCTAAAGCGCCACTGACAGCAAAGATAAAAATAAGGATGGCTCCCTCTGTCCAATAGCCAATCGCTGCTGAGCCAATCGCAGCTAAAATCATTAGTAACTCTACATTTAATTTTTTTTCTTTTATTGTTTCTTCGATGCCTTCTTTTGCTTTTGCAAATCCTCCAACACAAAAAGCAACAATATATAAAAGAACTGAAGCCGTTGTTTGATCATTTGTATCTAAACGCCATGCAAGCAAAATAAATAAACCAGCCATGATAGCAGCAATTAGTTCTGCATGCACTTTAATATTCTCAATTAAACCAACATTTTCTCGATTAGAGTACTCCATCTAAATCCCCCCTGATAATGAAAATCAATATCAAAAACCTTATAAATTAAAGAAAAACAAGCGTTTCTGTAGTTGATAACCACTTTCATTCAAGTCCTTCTTAATTTAGAATTATTATAACAAAGCTGTTTGGAAAAAGAAAGGAATAAATTTAAAATAGAATAAAAAGTCCTTTGAAATATTTGGTTTAGAGGAGTTGCAAATCAATATACTGATAAAATAGTGAGCTTGTTCAAGAAAAAAGAGGGGTTTATATAGCGAAGAAAAAAGACACAGTATATTCACTAGGAATATTCTGTGCCTTTATATTTTGTGTTCGTTAAAGGTAAATCTTTTCGTTAAAAATATGCTATTGGCTTAGAAAACTCTTTCTGCATGTAGCGCAAGTTTTTCTAGAGAAGATTTATCTACATCAGCGTGAAGCGAGTTACCATGAGAGTCCATTGTTACTACGGCTGTGAACCCTTCAACGTTTAAATGCCACATAGCTTCTGGAATACCGAATTCCATTAAGTCTACACCATCTACACCTTTAATGCAGTCTGCGTAGTATTGAGCAGCACCACCGATTGCATTTAAGTAAACCCCACCGTGTTCACCTAAAGCAGCAAGTGTTTTTGGACCCATACCGCCTTTACCAATTACAGCACGGATACCAAATTTTTTCATGATATCGCCTTGATATGGCTCCTCACGGATAGAAGTAGTTGGGCCAGCAGCTTTCACTGTCCAGTTACCTTCTTCATCTTTAGCCATTACAGGGCCACAGTGATAAATAACTTGTCCGTTCAGATCAACTGGTGCATCATGACTCATTAAGTGATGGTGAATTGCATCGCGACCAGTGTACATACGACCAGTAATAGATACAACGTCACCTACTTTAAGTGAACGAATTTGTTCTTCTGTAATAGGTGCAGTTAGTTCTACAACATTTGTAGAAGTCTCTTCTGTTGTTGCAGCAACTTCATCTTTAAATGTAATTTTTTCGCCTTCTTGATAGTGCCAGTTAATGATTTCGCCAGTTTCTGGATTAATATCAACTGCCATACGACGGTAAGCCCAGCAGTTATAGGCTACTGATACGTAGAATGATGCAGGAATACGGTGCATAACGCCAATTTTACAACCAAGTAAAGTTGCTTCACCGCCGAAGCCCATTGTTCCAATACCGAAAGTGTTAGCAGTTTTTACAACATATTCTTCTAATTTTGCAAGATCAGGATTTGCATTCGTATCTTCCACATGACGGAATAATTGCTCTTTTGCTAAATCATAACCAGAAGAGCGGTCGCCACCGATACCTACGCCGATGAAGCCTGCAGAACAGCCTTGACCTTGAGCTTGATATACAGAGTGTAGAATACATTTACGGATACCGTCTAAGTCACGACCAGCACGACCAAGACCTTCTAACTCACATGGTAAGCTGTATTGGATGTTTTTATTTTCACAGCCGCCACCTTTAAGAATTAATTTAATCGTAATATAGTCTTTTTCCCATTGCTCGAATTTCATAACTGGTAGTCCATCACCAAGGTTGTTGCCACTGTTTGCGCCAGTTAAAGAATCAACAGCATTTGGACGTAATTTTGCATCGGCTGTTGTATCGTTAATTGCTTTTTTGATTGCTTCTTTAATCTCTAATTGGTTTACACCTACAGGAGTGTAGATTTTAAATGTTGGTAGACCAGTATCTTGGCAGATTGGTGATACATTGTCTTCTGCCATAATAATATTATTAGAGATTGTTTCCAAACTCATTGCTGCACGAGTGCCTGCATTTTCAGCTTCTTTCGCTTTTTTAATGGCACGACGTACGTCTTTTGGTAAGTTTGTTGACGTTTCTGTAATTAAATCATATAGACTTTTCTCCAAAGTTTGAAGATTCATTTTGGTATTGCCCCCCATAGAAAATTTAATTATTTCCACGAACCATTATACTCTTTTCCACTAATGAAAAAAAGAGTGCATGTAATTGTAGTAGGAATTAGCGAATAACTATAGAATTCTAATGTTTCGTAATTTGCCATTAAATGTTTAAAGAGAGTAATTGCTTATCAGGAACGTTTGTTCTATAATGGAATTAACTTTAATTCAAGGAGGATATTTCATGTCAGAAACAAATTCGTTGAAGTTACCAAAGGAAGTTGAACCATATCGAAATATAATAGAAGGAACAATGAGTCCTGTTGTTGTAATGGAAGCGCATGAAAAGGAAACGACTTTATTTGCAAGTAAATTAGCAGGGAATCCATATTTTCCACTGACTATGGAATATCCTAAAAATGAGGAACAACAACCATTAAAGCTTTTAGCACAAATTAATTTTGCGGATGTTCCTAAGCACGTGCCTCATTTACCAGAGCAGGGGATATTGCAGTTCTATATTGATGGTTATGATGATGTCTTAGGGATGGATTTCGATAATGGGAAAAATCAAGCGGGTTTTCGCGTTATTTTCCACGATACAATCATCGATGATGAATCGCAACTTGTGCAAGACTTCTCATTTATTGAAAATGAGGATGAAGAAATGTATTTTCCTGTAGAGAAAGAACTGGCATTAAGCTTTAAAGCAAAATTTGAACCTTTATCAATGGGTGATTTTCGAAGCGAGGAAAAGTACGCAAGTCTCTTAGCGGTTATTGAAGAAAACGAAGAATTGGCGGATGTATTGTATGATGTATTATCTGGAGCTGGGCATAAAATAGGGGGATATCCTTTCTTTACACAGGATGACCCTAGAGCTTATGGCGATTATAACGATTCAACAACGTTGTTATTGCAAATAGATAGTGAAGGAGATCATATACTGTGGGGAGATTGCGGTGTTGGCAATTTCTTTATTACAGAAGAAGAGCTTAAAAATAAAGATTTTAGTCAGGTTGTTTATAATTGGGATTGTCATTAAAAAGCAAGCGGGCAAATTATTTGCTCGCTTGCTTTTGCGTGTCATTATTGTTCACGAGCGTTGAATTGCTCCATTTTCTCTTCTAAATCATCCATCATTTGAATTAGACGATCAATATCCTGTAATTCAGTCGTTTCTGGGTCGATGGCATCTAATACTTCTAAAAACATTTCAAGACGTTCTTTTAAGTAAGTTACTTGTTGCTCTTTATCAGTGATTGGCTTTGACATACATACACCTCATTTCGTCCCTTACATCGTAGCTGATTTAGGACTAAATTTCAATGTTTAGGTAAACACCTAGGACTTAGAGATTATTTTGAAAAATTAATAGACAGAATATTTACAATATTGATGTTGTATGTTAAAGTTGTTTTAAGAAATAGTAAAGGAGCTGATGGTACTAAACGGTGAACTCTAACTCGAAAAGGAGGGAGTTTAAACAAGTAATCGGCAAATAAAAAGCCGAAAATCGTGTTTATACAATTGAATGGAGATAAGTGTTAGTTAAGCCTTAGCGTAAAATCACATGTGGTGAGCGCTAAGGCTTTTTGGTATGCTGTTATGTGGAAGATGACTTGATGTTGGAGGAAAAAATGACTTACTTCTCAGATTACAGCAAAAAAAGGTTTGCAATCCTAGTGTTAATTGTATCTATATCAGGATTTTCACAAGGAATGCTACTGCCACTTATTTCTATTATTTTTGAACGTGACGGTGTATCCTCTGCATTAAATGGTTTAAATGCGACAGGTCTATACATAGGAACTTTATTAATCTCACCGTTTATCGAACAACCTTTACGAAGATGGGGCTACAAACCAATTATTTTAATAGGTGGTGCACTTGTATTTGTCTCACTCCTTGTATTTCCTTTATGGAAAAGTGTTACATTTTGGTTCGTGTTGCGTTTGCTGATAGGTGTAGGCGATCATGCGCTACATTATGCAACTCAAACATGGATTACAAGCACAGCCGATCATAAAAGTTTAGGTAAAGGTATGGCTATTTATGGTTTGTCTTTTAGTACGGGCTTTGCGGTAGGGCCATTGATGGTAAAGCTTATACAGATTGCTGAACCATTGCCTTTTATTGTGTCGTCGATTATGTGCTTATTTGCATGGTCATTTGTATTTTTATTACGCAACGAGAAGCCAGAGCGTCTAACTGGTGATATGAATGCAAGAGGATGGAAGCGCTATAAGGTGGCTATTGTATTTGGGTGGATTGCATTTTTAGGCCCTTTTGTTTACGGTTTTTTAGAATCGTCGTTAAATGCTTTATTTCCAGTATACGCCTTGCGTAAAGGCTTTGATGTTGATATCATTCCCATTATTTTATCAGTCTTTACTTTTGGAGGTATTTTAACGCAAGTTCCTCTTGGCGCACTGGGCGATAAAATTGGACGGCGAAACATCTTGATGACTGGAGCATTTGGGGGAGCTATCCTTTTTAGTGTGGCTAGTTTTTTAGAGCATTCACCATTAGCGGTAGCAATCGTATTTTTCTTCGCAGGTACATTGGTCGGTTCGATGTTTTCTCTTGGAATTACTTACATGGCGGATTTAACGCCGAAAGAACTGTTACCGACTGGCAACTTACTTTGTGGAATTGCCTTAAGTATCGGTAGTTTAACAGGACCGTTTTTAGGCGGGGTTTATTTAGAGTTTGTAAAAAATTATAGCTTCCTTTTACTTGTGTCGTTGCTCTTACTAACTGTGGCAATCGTTTTAATGATATTCGGGAAGCATAAAAATAAGCGACCAGTGACGGTATAACGTCATGGTCGCTTTTATATGCAAAAATAAAAGAGCGGGGCTCATCTCCCGCTCATAAAACAAAAAACGCCCAGCAAATCCGTGCTGTAATGGCGTTTTTCGGTGTGACACGGATGTTTAAGTCCATGCCACGTAGGTTTGGCACCTAACAACATATTATACAGATAAGCTATTATAAAAGCAATGAGATAGTTGATAGATATATAAGGAATTA
This genomic interval from Lysinibacillus sphaericus contains the following:
- the motA gene encoding flagellar motor stator protein MotA — protein: MDLSSVVGIILAFIALLTGMVLKGVNLSAFYNPAAILIIIFGTISAVTIAFPMKELKRVPKLFKILFKETKLADDIEIIKMFSQWADLARREGLLALESKASEIEDPFLKNGLTLAIDGQNADYIRDVLTEEVEAMEDRHTSGAAIFTQAGTYAPTLGVLGAVVGLIAALADMNDIDKLGHAISAAFMATLLGIFTGYVLWHPFANKLKRKSAVEVKQKRMMIEGILSVLEGEAPRVIEQKLSSYLTMEERRQISGESGAGGLGKES
- a CDS encoding YihY/virulence factor BrkB family protein, coding for MEKKKASIRSSFAEVKAFFSPNEDMVDVMTSKGFIQDLMLRIQRVEISALGAQLAYFFLLSFFPLLIFLVTLLPYLNLETTQVYSFLVNLMPDEVYRLIESTLNEVLTNRNSSLLSIGVLGTIWSASKGINALLRALNKAYDTENRVSFIDRGLSLVFTLALVIVIAVALLLPVFGQQIGHFLFSIVSIEDEFESLWRNIRWSMPPLLIFVVLMAIYWLVPNTTPRLKLMGVWPGAMFSTLAWLLVTYGFSFYISNFGNYSATYGSIGGVIILMLWLYFTGMILIFGGVLNATMQKRALLKAEGAIK
- a CDS encoding YwqG family protein, with the protein product MSETNSLKLPKEVEPYRNIIEGTMSPVVVMEAHEKETTLFASKLAGNPYFPLTMEYPKNEEQQPLKLLAQINFADVPKHVPHLPEQGILQFYIDGYDDVLGMDFDNGKNQAGFRVIFHDTIIDDESQLVQDFSFIENEDEEMYFPVEKELALSFKAKFEPLSMGDFRSEEKYASLLAVIEENEELADVLYDVLSGAGHKIGGYPFFTQDDPRAYGDYNDSTTLLLQIDSEGDHILWGDCGVGNFFITEEELKNKDFSQVVYNWDCH
- a CDS encoding heavy metal translocating P-type ATPase; the encoded protein is MEYSNRENVGLIENIKVHAELIAAIMAGLFILLAWRLDTNDQTTASVLLYIVAFCVGGFAKAKEGIEETIKEKKLNVELLMILAAIGSAAIGYWTEGAILIFIFAVSGALETYAMNKSHREISALMNLQPEEAWLVRGGFEPMKVAVSTLKIGDHLLIKPGERVPADGIIFKGQSSIDESAISGEPLPIAKFEGDEVFAGTVNLNGAITMEMTKPNSETLFQKIIMLVQNAQSEKSPSQQFIEKFEGTYVKLVLLSVALMMFLPHFLIGWDWTTTFYRAMVLLVVASPCALVASIMPATLAAISNGAKNGILFKGGLHLEHLSALRALAVDKTGTLTQGKPVVTDFIVRDGLNQEETLAILAGIEAQSNHPLAQAITTYAKAQHISQFAQATIEDIPGWGMKGFVNGTEYLIGKPDFVGSEEANTFANNALSKLSAEGKTVIFIRDKEGIVALAALKDTVRDEAKKAVALLKELGIDVIMLTGDNEKTAKVIAKEAGVTEYVAECLPETKVTEMKRLLDQHKYVGMVGDGINDAPALATATTGIAMGEGTDVALETADVVLMKNDLSKIAYAVRLSRKMQRIVKQNIFFSIGIIVLLIASNFLQVVDLPLGVIGHEGSTILVILNGLRMLNKNV
- a CDS encoding fumarate hydratase, whose product is MNLQTLEKSLYDLITETSTNLPKDVRRAIKKAKEAENAGTRAAMSLETISNNIIMAEDNVSPICQDTGLPTFKIYTPVGVNQLEIKEAIKKAINDTTADAKLRPNAVDSLTGANSGNNLGDGLPVMKFEQWEKDYITIKLILKGGGCENKNIQYSLPCELEGLGRAGRDLDGIRKCILHSVYQAQGQGCSAGFIGVGIGGDRSSGYDLAKEQLFRHVEDTNANPDLAKLEEYVVKTANTFGIGTMGFGGEATLLGCKIGVMHRIPASFYVSVAYNCWAYRRMAVDINPETGEIINWHYQEGEKITFKDEVAATTEETSTNVVELTAPITEEQIRSLKVGDVVSITGRMYTGRDAIHHHLMSHDAPVDLNGQVIYHCGPVMAKDEEGNWTVKAAGPTTSIREEPYQGDIMKKFGIRAVIGKGGMGPKTLAALGEHGGVYLNAIGGAAQYYADCIKGVDGVDLMEFGIPEAMWHLNVEGFTAVVTMDSHGNSLHADVDKSSLEKLALHAERVF
- a CDS encoding YtxH domain-containing protein; its protein translation is MGQSKLLASIVVGAAVGAALSMFDRTTREKTVATTKKMKEAVSYYASHRNELQDLIEEKVIAAKVLCDSVSENVNTIAEKVDEFKELPSTIQGMISDTKTAFTSPEKE
- a CDS encoding SE1561 family protein; amino-acid sequence: MSKPITDKEQQVTYLKERLEMFLEVLDAIDPETTELQDIDRLIQMMDDLEEKMEQFNAREQ
- a CDS encoding MFS transporter; protein product: MTYFSDYSKKRFAILVLIVSISGFSQGMLLPLISIIFERDGVSSALNGLNATGLYIGTLLISPFIEQPLRRWGYKPIILIGGALVFVSLLVFPLWKSVTFWFVLRLLIGVGDHALHYATQTWITSTADHKSLGKGMAIYGLSFSTGFAVGPLMVKLIQIAEPLPFIVSSIMCLFAWSFVFLLRNEKPERLTGDMNARGWKRYKVAIVFGWIAFLGPFVYGFLESSLNALFPVYALRKGFDVDIIPIILSVFTFGGILTQVPLGALGDKIGRRNILMTGAFGGAILFSVASFLEHSPLAVAIVFFFAGTLVGSMFSLGITYMADLTPKELLPTGNLLCGIALSIGSLTGPFLGGVYLEFVKNYSFLLLVSLLLLTVAIVLMIFGKHKNKRPVTV
- a CDS encoding DUF1128 domain-containing protein, coding for MDLSISSKENVIYMVDQMKDKLRMVNVDAMKSENFDEANYEDLVYLYEMVMKRDTFSPSEMQAIVAELGSLRK